ACTGTTCTTCTGTTTCGACACCTTCTGCCACGACATCTAAACCAAATCGTTTGCCAATGCCTAAAATCGTCTGTACTAAAATAACATCGGCGTGATCGGATGCTAAATCGCGTATGAAAGATTTGTCTATTTTTAATTCATGAATGGGCAGTCGTTTTAAGTAGGCTAAGGATGAATATCCCGTACCAAAGTCATCAATAGAGAGTGAAATACCAAGCTTGGTGAGTGCATAAATTTTTCGCAAGGAACTTTTCAAATCGTTGATCAAAAGGCTCTCTGTCAGTTCAAAGCGAATCTTGGTTGCATCACATTGAAACGATTGCAGTAATTCTTGAACCATAGATATAAAATCGTCTCGTTCAAATTGTTTAATGCTGATGTTAATAGAAAGTTGCCAATGGCGTTTTTGAGGGTCATCTTGCCACGATTTTAATTGCGTAAACGCCTCTTTGAGTATCCACTCCCCTAAGGGAATAATAGACCCGCTCTTTTCGGCTAAAGGGATGAATTTATCGGGTGTGATCATGCCATGCACGGGGTCAATCCAGCGAATCAGGGCTTCAGCACCTATCTCGTGAACGTCCTGAGTAAGCGGATTGAGCGCCCACTGTTTTTGATAATGAAGCGACATCTGCTGCTGATGAATCGCATGGTGCAAACGCTCTAGCATCACGGCTTCTTCTTCTAGTTTTTGTTGGAGTAGGGGACTGAAAAAATGCAGGGTATTGCGTCCTGATTTTTTTGCTTCGTATAGCGCGCTATCTGCGTATTGCACCATTTTTTCATGGGAATATTCATGTGCCAAAAAGAGCACAATTCCCATACTGGCTGTAAGCCTGATGGAATGGTGTGCCATCACAAAAGGCTCTTGCAACGCTTTTAAGATCATGTAAGCGAGCGCTTTCATCCCCTCTTTGGCGTGGTCGTAACATGAAGAAGTTGTACACAGCGTTATGGCGTATTCATCGCCCTGCAAATAGTTTACATGTAAAGGTGAAACGGTGTGGGATAAACGTTGATAGATTTGATGTAAAACTTCATTGCCAAGGGCATGACCTTTGGTGTGATTGAGCGTTTTAAAGTCATCTATATCTAGGAGTAAAAGCGCTCCGTACCGAGAGGTTTTATGGCTTTTAGCGATGATCTTATCGATCTTTTTAGATAACGACACCAAACGCTTTGAAAAGGGCGTTTGGCGAGAGTACGCTAAAGAGGTAGCATCCTCATGAAAACAGTGTGACATCGCATTAAACGGTTTTAAAGATGGCAAGGGTTGCGCTCAGTCCCTCGGAGAGCCGTGCGAGGTGTTCAGCAGCGGATGCGACCTCTTCGACACTGCGCGCATTGGTATTTGAGAGTTGGCTAATGTTTTGAATGCGCTCTATGACCTCTGAGGTTTTGACTCGGCCTGCTTTGGTGTCTTGCGCCGTTTGACTTGCCATCTCTTGAGCTTGGTTCATATTGTCCACCGTTGTGCGCATTAAGGTTTGGGTGACTTGCGCGCGCTGTCCTAGGTCTTGGATTTGATGCGCACTTGTTTTCATCATCTCTGCGGTGGTGTTGACCGACTGGACGATGACCGCAACCGTGGCATTGCTCTCTATAAGGCTTTTTTGCGTCCGCTCTGCCAGTTTACGCACTTCATCCGCAACAACGGCAAACCCTCGTCCATGTTCCCCCGCGCGTGCTGCTTCAATGGCGGCATTGAGCGCTAAAAGGTTGGTTTGCTCTGCAATATCAGCAATGACGGCTAAGATTTGTTTGACTTGTTCCACATCTTGATCCAGTTGAACCAACCTTGTTGAAAGTTCTGTTTGCTGAATCACCACCTCTTGCAAGTCTGAGGAAACAACCAAAACCTCTTCAGCAGCGCCGTTTAACTCTGTCGCAACTTGAGAAATAAGAAGACCTGATTGGTTGGAGCTCACTTCGCTTTTATGTAAAATTTCGGCAACGATTTGGGTCGTTTGGGTAGTCTCTTCAACCTCTTTGGCAGCATTTTCGATGCGAATACCAATTTGCATCGAAGTACTCGATAGCTCTTCAGAAACTGCCGCATTTTCGATGGCTGTCTTTTTAGCATCATCGAGTGCTTGTGCCAACTGGGCAAGCAGTCCGTTCATCACATGGGTGATTTGCGCGATCTCATCGTGGCTTCCTGTTTGAATGACGTAGTGCAGATCTTTATGTTCTGAGATGTATTGGCATCCGATGATGGCTTTATGAATGGCATTACGAATGGATTGGTTGATGAATATAAAGATACCAACAGCAAGGATAAAAATCACCGCTGCAAGCAGTAATCCTGTCATTTTTGCTTTTTCAAGCATCGCAAATTCATGGCTTTCCAGTGTTTCGGTAAGCGTGCTCACCAACGATTCAATTTGAAAATAATTTTTGGTGGCTTCTGCGTTTAACTGTGCTAATTTTTGACCATCGCTAGAGTTTTTAAATTCAGGCGAGACAATCGCCTCTTTGTGGTGTTTGAGTATATCAAAACGTGCAACGCTAGCAGTATGGTACGCCTCAATTTCCCTAAACGCTTGCTCCAACAAGACTCTGCTCTCTTCCGTTTTTAAAACGGGGCGTAGCTCGGTGATCAGCTTGGAGATGGTTGTGTACGTTGTAAAGTAACTCTCCAAGATGCGCGGATCAAAGAAAAGCTGATAGCCTCTTGTATGGACACCCAGTTGAGAGCTGAGTGAACGGATGTGACCTGCATTTTTAATTTGATTGGCAGCATTTTTGGCATCATTGGTGTTAATGGTGAGCAGATACCCAAGTCCTATAATGGCGAAAAGAAACACACACAATAAGAAGAGTAATTTAGCACGAATGGTCTGTAACATGAGAATCCTTTATTTGAAGCGTAGGCTGATGGTATTTTTAAATGAAAAGGCTTATTTTAAGGCTGTTGTTAACAGAGTTTCATAATCGAAACATATCGTGAGTATTTTACATGTAAGGTTAGATTTTGAAGGTCATATCCTTAGGCTTAGAATATGACTTTGATATGACCATGGCATGCTATAATTTAGTCCTTTCCTCCTATAATAACTTCACAATATTTGCCTTTAAGGACTTCAATTGAATAGTAGCCTTTTGGTTTTAAAAAGTAAGTGCATCTTGTTTGCTGAAGATGACACCATCACGCGAACGCAAATTACCAGTACGCTGAAGCTACTGTTTAAAGCGGTCTATTGTGCAAAAGACGGAGAAGAGGCGTTTAGTGTGTATGAAGATGAACATCCTGATATTATTCTCACCGATATACGCATGCCTAAAAAAGATGGCATCAAATTAACACGCCAAATTAGACAACTTGATTATGCGATACCTATTATTATCTTGACCAGTTTTGATGATAGAAATTCACTCTTAAATGCCGCGAATTTAGCGATTGATGGGTATTTGCTGAAACCCATTGAGTTTCACGCATTGGTTCAAATATTGTCCAAAGCGATTCGTAGAACCCATAGCACACCCAATTTAATTACCTTCAATAAAAACTTGGTTTTTAACTACGATACCAAAGAGTTTTACCATTACAATCAGATCAAAACCTTAGGCAATAAAGAGTTGGAGTTGATTGAGCTTTTGCT
Above is a genomic segment from Sulfurospirillum halorespirans DSM 13726 containing:
- a CDS encoding putative bifunctional diguanylate cyclase/phosphodiesterase; translation: MSLSKKIDKIIAKSHKTSRYGALLLLDIDDFKTLNHTKGHALGNEVLHQIYQRLSHTVSPLHVNYLQGDEYAITLCTTSSCYDHAKEGMKALAYMILKALQEPFVMAHHSIRLTASMGIVLFLAHEYSHEKMVQYADSALYEAKKSGRNTLHFFSPLLQQKLEEEAVMLERLHHAIHQQQMSLHYQKQWALNPLTQDVHEIGAEALIRWIDPVHGMITPDKFIPLAEKSGSIIPLGEWILKEAFTQLKSWQDDPQKRHWQLSINISIKQFERDDFISMVQELLQSFQCDATKIRFELTESLLINDLKSSLRKIYALTKLGISLSIDDFGTGYSSLAYLKRLPIHELKIDKSFIRDLASDHADVILVQTILGIGKRFGLDVVAEGVETEEQYQRLRDMGCRYFQGYLFSKPTPPSLL
- a CDS encoding response regulator transcription factor; this encodes MNSSLLVLKSKCILFAEDDTITRTQITSTLKLLFKAVYCAKDGEEAFSVYEDEHPDIILTDIRMPKKDGIKLTRQIRQLDYAIPIIILTSFDDRNSLLNAANLAIDGYLLKPIEFHALVQILSKAIRRTHSTPNLITFNKNLVFNYDTKEFYHYNQIKTLGNKELELIELLLDNCHKTISKELIEAKLWNYEIQCNSAVKNLVLRIRKKLGDSIISSIRGVGYRINIDDLSLKNCTGARDIPSLLHLG
- a CDS encoding methyl-accepting chemotaxis protein, with translation MLQTIRAKLLFLLCVFLFAIIGLGYLLTINTNDAKNAANQIKNAGHIRSLSSQLGVHTRGYQLFFDPRILESYFTTYTTISKLITELRPVLKTEESRVLLEQAFREIEAYHTASVARFDILKHHKEAIVSPEFKNSSDGQKLAQLNAEATKNYFQIESLVSTLTETLESHEFAMLEKAKMTGLLLAAVIFILAVGIFIFINQSIRNAIHKAIIGCQYISEHKDLHYVIQTGSHDEIAQITHVMNGLLAQLAQALDDAKKTAIENAAVSEELSSTSMQIGIRIENAAKEVEETTQTTQIVAEILHKSEVSSNQSGLLISQVATELNGAAEEVLVVSSDLQEVVIQQTELSTRLVQLDQDVEQVKQILAVIADIAEQTNLLALNAAIEAARAGEHGRGFAVVADEVRKLAERTQKSLIESNATVAVIVQSVNTTAEMMKTSAHQIQDLGQRAQVTQTLMRTTVDNMNQAQEMASQTAQDTKAGRVKTSEVIERIQNISQLSNTNARSVEEVASAAEHLARLSEGLSATLAIFKTV